Proteins from one Bifidobacterium sp. ESL0732 genomic window:
- a CDS encoding polyribonucleotide nucleotidyltransferase: MEGPEIKAVEAVIDNGTFGKRTLRFETGRLAQQADGAVAAYLDDDSMVLSTTTAGSSPKENYDFFPLTVDVEEKMYAAGKIPGSFFRREGRPSNDAILACRIIDRPLRPLFPHTLRNEVQVVETVLACNPDDAYDMIALNAASASTMISGLPFEGPVSGVRLALVDGQWVAFPRWSERDRAVFEIVVAGRVIENGDVAIAMIEAGAGKNAWNLIYDEGQQKPDEEVVAGGLEAAKPFIKVICEAQNELKEKAGKTNDKEFQLFPEYTDELYKRIDEIAHADLNDALSIAAKLPRQERIHEIKEDVRAKLADEFTDMDDAEKEKELGNAFKELQRQIVRRRVLTEDFRIDGRGLRDIRTLSAEVGIVPRVHGSALFQRGETQILGVTTLNMLKMEQTLDSISGPQTKRYMHNYEMPPYSTGETGRVGSPKRREVGHGALAEKALVPVLPSKEDFPYAIRQVSEAIGSNGSTSMGSVCASTLSLLDAGVPLKAPVAGIAMGLISGDIDGKHIYKTLTDILGAEDAFGDMDFKVAGTSEFITALQLDTKLDGIPADVLAAALQQAKEARTTILEVINECIDAPAEMSPYAPRILTTTVPVDKIGEIIGPKGKMINQIQEETGADVSVEDDGTVYIASEGGDGAEKAKETIDAIAHPHVPAVGENFNGKVVKTTSFGAFVNLTPGTDGLLHISQIRNLTNGERIDAVEDVLKEGDTVEVTVQGVDDRGKISLAIPGFEDQESGPRGGGRGGRRDHDRDDRGGRGYRGHGRDRDDRRRSDRDDRDDRRSSRGREEREDRDDADFEDRPRRRREERDDRDDRRRSDRDDRRGRDREDPADDADFEDRPRRRREDRDDYRRSDRHEGRRGGGYRGGRRNDRNPRYATDDHYDEYREDREERSERPRRRVRRDFDPFDD, from the coding sequence TTGGAGGGTCCCGAAATTAAGGCCGTAGAGGCCGTTATTGATAATGGAACATTTGGCAAGCGCACCTTGCGCTTCGAGACGGGCCGTTTGGCCCAGCAGGCGGACGGCGCTGTAGCCGCCTACCTCGATGACGATTCGATGGTCCTTTCGACCACCACCGCCGGCAGCAGCCCGAAGGAAAATTACGATTTCTTCCCGCTCACCGTCGATGTGGAAGAGAAGATGTACGCCGCAGGCAAGATCCCAGGCTCCTTCTTCCGTCGTGAAGGCCGTCCTTCGAACGATGCCATCCTCGCCTGCCGCATCATTGACCGTCCGCTGCGTCCGCTTTTCCCACACACGCTGCGCAACGAGGTCCAGGTCGTTGAGACCGTCCTCGCCTGCAATCCGGACGATGCCTACGACATGATCGCTTTGAACGCCGCTTCCGCCTCCACCATGATTTCCGGCCTGCCTTTCGAAGGCCCGGTCTCCGGTGTGCGCCTGGCGCTGGTCGACGGCCAGTGGGTCGCCTTCCCGCGCTGGAGCGAGCGTGACCGTGCGGTCTTCGAGATCGTCGTGGCTGGCCGTGTCATCGAAAACGGTGACGTTGCCATCGCTATGATCGAGGCTGGCGCCGGCAAGAACGCCTGGAACCTCATCTACGACGAGGGTCAGCAAAAGCCGGACGAGGAAGTCGTCGCCGGTGGCCTCGAAGCCGCCAAGCCGTTCATCAAGGTCATCTGCGAGGCTCAGAACGAGCTCAAGGAGAAGGCCGGCAAGACCAACGACAAGGAGTTCCAGCTCTTCCCGGAATATACGGACGAGCTCTACAAGCGCATCGACGAGATTGCTCATGCTGATTTGAACGATGCCCTTTCCATCGCGGCCAAGCTGCCGCGTCAGGAGCGCATCCACGAGATCAAGGAAGACGTCCGCGCCAAGCTCGCCGACGAATTCACCGATATGGACGACGCCGAAAAAGAAAAGGAACTCGGCAACGCCTTCAAGGAGCTGCAGCGCCAGATTGTGCGCCGTCGCGTCCTGACTGAGGACTTCCGTATCGACGGCCGCGGCCTGCGCGACATCCGCACGCTTTCCGCCGAGGTCGGCATCGTGCCGCGCGTGCACGGCTCCGCACTCTTCCAGCGCGGCGAGACCCAGATTTTGGGCGTCACCACGCTCAACATGTTGAAGATGGAGCAGACGCTCGATTCCATCTCTGGCCCGCAGACCAAGCGTTACATGCACAACTACGAGATGCCGCCGTATTCCACCGGTGAGACCGGCCGCGTCGGTTCCCCGAAGCGTCGCGAGGTCGGCCATGGTGCGCTCGCCGAAAAGGCGCTCGTGCCGGTGCTTCCCAGCAAGGAAGACTTCCCGTACGCCATCCGTCAGGTCTCCGAGGCCATCGGTTCCAACGGCTCGACTTCCATGGGATCCGTCTGCGCCTCCACGCTGTCGCTGCTCGACGCGGGCGTTCCGCTGAAGGCTCCTGTCGCGGGCATCGCGATGGGCCTTATTTCCGGTGACATCGACGGCAAGCACATCTACAAGACCCTGACCGACATCCTGGGCGCCGAAGACGCGTTCGGCGATATGGACTTCAAGGTCGCCGGCACTTCCGAATTCATCACCGCGCTCCAGCTCGACACCAAGCTCGACGGCATCCCCGCCGACGTTCTGGCCGCAGCTCTTCAGCAGGCGAAGGAAGCCCGCACCACGATCCTCGAGGTCATCAACGAGTGCATCGACGCTCCGGCCGAGATGAGCCCGTACGCTCCGCGCATTCTCACCACCACCGTTCCGGTCGACAAGATCGGCGAGATTATCGGGCCCAAGGGCAAGATGATCAACCAGATCCAGGAAGAGACCGGAGCCGACGTCTCTGTTGAGGATGACGGTACTGTCTACATCGCTTCCGAAGGCGGCGACGGAGCCGAGAAGGCCAAGGAGACCATCGATGCGATTGCGCATCCGCACGTTCCCGCTGTCGGCGAGAACTTCAACGGCAAGGTCGTCAAGACCACGAGCTTCGGCGCGTTCGTCAATCTGACTCCCGGCACCGACGGCCTGTTGCACATCTCGCAGATTCGCAACCTGACCAACGGCGAGCGTATCGACGCGGTCGAAGACGTGCTGAAGGAAGGCGACACCGTTGAGGTGACCGTCCAGGGCGTCGACGACCGCGGTAAGATCTCGCTGGCTATTCCAGGTTTCGAGGATCAGGAATCCGGCCCACGCGGCGGTGGTCGTGGCGGACGCCGCGACCATGACCGTGACGACCGTGGCGGGCGTGGCTATCGCGGCCACGGACGTGACCGTGATGACCGTCGCCGTTCAGACCGCGATGATCGTGACGACCGTCGTTCCAGCCGTGGACGTGAAGAGCGCGAGGATCGCGACGACGCCGACTTCGAGGATCGTCCGCGCCGCCGTCGTGAGGAGCGTGATGACCGTGATGACCGTCGCCGTTCAGACCGTGATGATCGCCGTGGACGTGACCGCGAGGATCCCGCTGATGATGCTGACTTCGAGGATCGTCCGCGCCGCCGTCGTGAGGACCGTGACGATTACCGTCGTTCTGACCGTCACGAAGGACGCCGTGGTGGCGGCTACCGTGGTGGCCGTCGCAACGACCGCAACCCGCGCTACGCGACCGACGATCACTATGACGAATATCGTGAGGACCGCGAAGAGCGCAGCGAGCGCCCGCGTCGCCGTGTCCGCCGCGACTTCGACCCGTTCGATGACTGA
- the rpsO gene encoding 30S ribosomal protein S15: MALTAEEKHEIVTKYATHEGDTGSPEVQVALLSKRISDLTEHLKTHQHDNHSRRGLLLMVGDRRRLLNYLKKVDINRYRSLVERLGLRR; this comes from the coding sequence GTGGCACTTACGGCTGAAGAAAAGCATGAGATCGTAACCAAGTATGCGACGCACGAAGGCGACACGGGATCTCCCGAGGTTCAGGTTGCGCTGCTGAGCAAGCGTATCTCCGATCTGACCGAGCACCTGAAGACCCACCAGCACGATAACCACTCTCGTCGTGGCCTGCTGCTGATGGTCGGCGATCGTCGTCGTCTTCTCAATTACCTGAAGAAGGTCGACATCAACCGTTACCGCTCCTTGGTCGAGCGTCTTGGTCTTCGTCGATAG